From a region of the Streptomyces venezuelae genome:
- a CDS encoding glycine betaine/L-proline ABC transporter ATP-binding protein — MSTLQAEHVYKVFGRRPADSAAAVRKLENGADRDELRADGTTAAVIDASFDVRPGQIFVVMGLSGSGKSTLLRMLNGLLEPTAGRILFGGQDLTALSASELRHVRSKKISMVFQHFALFPHRNVLENAGYGLEVQGVPRPERERRAAEALALCGLEGWEKSWPDELSGGMQQRVGLARALATDADLLLMDESFSALDPLIRRDMQDQLLELQRSLKKTIVFITHDLNEAMRLGDGIAVMRDGRIVQQGTAEDILTRPADDYVASFVQDVDRSRVLTADAVMDGPEPAADACDCPTVTAGTPLADLCAVSVRVPHAVTVTGADGSVIGSVPQDRLIAFIGDEQRPPMYCAEVAA; from the coding sequence GTGTCCACGCTCCAGGCCGAGCACGTCTACAAGGTGTTCGGGAGGCGCCCCGCCGACAGCGCAGCCGCCGTCCGCAAGCTCGAAAACGGCGCAGACCGCGACGAGTTGCGCGCCGACGGGACCACTGCTGCCGTGATCGACGCCTCCTTCGACGTCCGGCCCGGCCAGATCTTCGTCGTCATGGGCCTGTCCGGATCGGGCAAGTCCACCCTGCTGCGCATGCTGAACGGCCTGCTGGAACCCACCGCGGGACGCATCCTCTTCGGCGGCCAGGACCTCACCGCGCTGAGTGCGAGCGAGCTGCGCCACGTACGGTCGAAGAAGATCTCCATGGTCTTCCAGCACTTCGCGCTGTTCCCGCACCGCAACGTGCTGGAGAACGCCGGCTACGGACTGGAGGTACAGGGCGTGCCCCGCCCCGAGCGGGAGCGGCGGGCCGCCGAGGCCCTGGCCCTGTGCGGACTGGAAGGCTGGGAGAAGTCCTGGCCCGACGAGCTCTCCGGCGGCATGCAGCAGCGGGTGGGCCTCGCCCGGGCCCTGGCCACCGACGCCGACCTCCTGCTGATGGACGAGTCCTTCAGCGCACTGGACCCGCTGATCCGCCGTGACATGCAGGACCAGCTGCTGGAGCTCCAGCGGAGCCTGAAGAAGACCATCGTCTTCATCACCCACGACCTCAACGAGGCCATGCGCCTCGGCGACGGCATCGCCGTCATGCGCGACGGCCGCATCGTCCAGCAGGGCACCGCCGAGGACATCCTCACCCGCCCCGCCGACGACTACGTCGCCTCCTTCGTCCAGGACGTGGACCGCTCCCGGGTCCTGACGGCCGACGCCGTCATGGACGGTCCGGAGCCGGCCGCCGACGCCTGCGACTGCCCCACCGTCACCGCCGGGACCCCGCTCGCCGACCTGTGCGCCGTCAGCGTCCGCGTCCCGCACGCGGTCACCGTCACCGGAGCGGACGGCTCCGTCATCGGCTCCGTCCCCCAGGACCGCCTCATCGCCTTCATCGGCGACGAGCAACGGCCCCCGATGTACTGCGCGGAGGTGGCCGCCTGA